The Bacteroidota bacterium genome contains the following window.
AACCCCTTCCTATGATACCGAAACCGGGGTCACGGAAACTTTTGATACTTCTTCCGTTTCGGAAAACAATATCAGGGAAGCTGCTTTGCACTTCCTGGGAGAAATTGAACAGGTACCACCGGCCTTCTCCGCCATTATGGTCAACGGTACACGCGCTTACCGGCTGGCAAGAAAAGATCATGATGTGCAGCTTAAAGCGAGAAACGTTACTATTCACGAATTTGAGGTGGATACTTCCCGCTTTCCTGAAATTGATTTCCGGGTACTATGCAGTAAAGGAACATACATCCGTTCCCTTGTCCACGATTTTGGTAAATACCTCCAAAATGGAGCCTACCTTAAATCTCTTGTCAGGACTGCCATTGGTGATAAGAGAATAGAAGATGCCCTGAGCCTCGAACAATTTGAAAATATTGTCACCGGTATAAAACAAATTTAAGTATTCATTGTTAATCCATAAACATCATTGTCAAATCATCTGATTTTGATTAATTTATTTATACAAACTCTTGATTTTGGCTAATAGATTTTGTACTTTTGCACGCTCTTTTTCGAACATGGTATATATAATATAGATTGATATAATGAAATTATCTCAGTTCAAATTCAATCTTCCTCCAGACTTGATTGCTAATTATCCTCCTAAAGACAGAGATGAGAGCAGGATGATTGTGCTACGACGCAAAGATCAATCTATCGAACACAGGGAGTTTAAAGATATTCTGGAATATTTTGGTGACGGTGATGTTTTTGTCATCAACAACACCAAGGTTTTTCCTGCAAGGCTTTATGGTACGAAGGAGAAGACCGGTGCCAAGATTGAGGTCTTTTTGTTGCGCGAACTGAACCGCGAATCCAGGCTATGGGATGTACTCGTTGATCCGGCCCGCAAGATCAGGATAGGCAACAAGCTTTATTTCGGTGATGATGATTCCCTTGTAGCAGAGGTAATTGATAATACAACCTCAAGGGGCAGGACGCTTCGCTTTTTGTTCGATGGTCCGTACGAAGATTTCAAGAAAACCATTTACGGCCTTGGCCAGACACCCCTGCCAAAAATTCATAAAAGGCCGGTGGAGCCGGAAGACGAAGAAAGATACCAGACCATTTACGCCAAGCACGAAGGCGCCGTGGCTGCTCCTTCCGCAGGACTGCATTTCAGCCGCGAACTGATGAAACGCATGGAAATTAAAGGTATCAGCTTTGCTGAAATAACCCTCCATGCCGGGTTAGGAAACTTCCGTACTATTGAAGTGGAAGACCTTACCAAACATAAGATGGATTCTGAGGAAGTATTGGTGGATGAAGAAAACACAGAGATTATCAACCATGCCAAAGATAAAAGATGCAAGGTCTGTGCCGTGGGTACTACTTCCATGAAAGCACTTGAAACCTGTGTTTCTATCACCGGCAAAGTA
Protein-coding sequences here:
- the truB gene encoding tRNA pseudouridine(55) synthase TruB, yielding MDTTLPDKLFDFEQGEVLLIDKPLTWTSFDVVNKIRHLLRRNLGLKGLKVGHAGTLDPMATGLLIVCTGKSTKTIDSLVGLDKEYKGTMLLGAVTPSYDTETGVTETFDTSSVSENNIREAALHFLGEIEQVPPAFSAIMVNGTRAYRLARKDHDVQLKARNVTIHEFEVDTSRFPEIDFRVLCSKGTYIRSLVHDFGKYLQNGAYLKSLVRTAIGDKRIEDALSLEQFENIVTGIKQI
- the queA gene encoding tRNA preQ1(34) S-adenosylmethionine ribosyltransferase-isomerase QueA, with protein sequence MKLSQFKFNLPPDLIANYPPKDRDESRMIVLRRKDQSIEHREFKDILEYFGDGDVFVINNTKVFPARLYGTKEKTGAKIEVFLLRELNRESRLWDVLVDPARKIRIGNKLYFGDDDSLVAEVIDNTTSRGRTLRFLFDGPYEDFKKTIYGLGQTPLPKIHKRPVEPEDEERYQTIYAKHEGAVAAPSAGLHFSRELMKRMEIKGISFAEITLHAGLGNFRTIEVEDLTKHKMDSEEVLVDEENTEIINHAKDKRCKVCAVGTTSMKALETCVSITGKVKPFKGWTNKFIFPPYEFGVADAMITNLHLPQSSMMMMVAAYAGYDFLMKAYKEAVEKKYKFFTYGDAMLII